Proteins encoded by one window of Limimonas halophila:
- a CDS encoding C39 family peptidase, giving the protein MKGSITAAAIVAFGLVATALNGAQAGGVRIVTGSGLSVTKQVTSWKEAKFKNVVPQQYDYSCGSAAIATLLTYHYDRPTDERQAFKQMFRSGDREAIREHGFSLLDMKAYLKSRGLNADGFRMSLSQLRDIGVPAITLVTTKGYRHFVVVKGVREDDVLVGDPALGLRTLTHARFKEIWNGVTFVVRDDVKLARKHFNRVTEWRLRPKTPYQSTVDRYGLSTFSLLHPGRNEF; this is encoded by the coding sequence ATGAAGGGCAGCATAACGGCAGCCGCCATCGTGGCGTTCGGCCTCGTCGCCACTGCGCTCAACGGAGCGCAAGCGGGCGGGGTGCGGATCGTCACCGGCAGCGGGCTTTCGGTTACCAAGCAGGTCACGAGCTGGAAGGAGGCCAAGTTCAAGAACGTCGTTCCGCAGCAATACGACTACAGCTGCGGCTCGGCGGCGATCGCGACCCTCTTGACCTACCACTACGACCGGCCGACCGACGAGCGCCAGGCGTTCAAGCAGATGTTCCGCAGCGGCGACCGCGAAGCGATCCGTGAGCACGGCTTCTCGCTGCTGGACATGAAGGCCTATCTCAAGTCGCGCGGCCTGAATGCGGACGGCTTCCGCATGTCGCTGTCCCAGCTCCGCGACATCGGCGTGCCCGCGATCACGCTCGTCACCACCAAGGGCTACCGGCACTTCGTCGTGGTGAAGGGCGTTCGCGAGGACGACGTGCTGGTCGGCGACCCGGCGCTCGGGCTGAGGACGCTGACCCACGCCCGCTTCAAGGAGATCTGGAACGGCGTGACCTTCGTCGTCCGCGACGACGTGAAGCTCGCGCGCAAGCATTTCAACCGCGTCACGGAGTGGCGGCTGCGGCCCAAGACCCCGTACCAGTCCACGGTGGACCGGTACGGGCTGTCGACCTTCTCGCTGCTGCATCCGGGGCGCAACGAGTTCTAA